Below is a genomic region from Mucilaginibacter auburnensis.
CCAGCATCATATTTAGCCGATGGATTTGATATCAATTCTATTTGCTGCACGTTGCTACTCTGCATACCCTGCAAAATGGCAGTTAAATTCTCGCCTGTTAAATTGGTTGGCTTGCCATCTATTAATATCATGGCACTTTGCCGGCCAATAATGCTTATAGACCCGTGACTGCCGATCTGTACTCCTGGTGCCTGCCGCAACACTTCGTAAACCGAGTTGCCCTCGGCAACAATACTGCTTTGCACATTAAGCACCACCCGCCCTGGTTTTACCTCAACGTAAGCTCTCCGCGCACTCACAGACACTTCTTTCAATTCGGGAACAGATTTATTAAGGGTAATATCTGGCGCTACCACGTCTTCGCTCCCGATAAAATACGGACCAGATAAGGATTGATCATAACCTATGCGCGACGCAATTAAAAGATAGGCCCCCTGTTTAACTGTAAAGGCAAATTGGCCGTTGACATCACAGGCGGTTGAGCTTAAAATGGATGAATCAGCCGCTAAGAGAATAACTGTAGATAACTCGGCGGGCGCCTTGTTTTCAATAAATACTTTACCCCGTAAGAATTGCGTTTTTACTTGGGCACTGGCATTTGTAGCGGCAAATAATATTAAACCAATAACCGCCAATTTGATCAAAGCTGTAATTGGTTTTTTGTACGAATTATAATGTAAGTAGATTTTACCGATCATTAATTGCCTTTATTACGCACTTTTTAAAGCAAATGTTTACTATTTAAGATAGATAAAGTAACCTTTCATGGCATGCTTTGGTTAAAATGCGCAACCAATTTAAATAGTAAGCTGTTTTTTACTAATTTTCCCATTGAAACCGCGGTATCAAAACCACCCCATATTAATGAAAAGATTTAATATTATAATAATAAGTATTCTTTTTCCGGCAGTGCTGTTTGCCCAGCCAGAACCGGCAAATTACAAAGCTGCTTTAGGCTTGTTTGAAAAATTTTATAACCGCAATCAGCCTGATAGTATTTCGGCCCGTTTTAGCGCTCAAATGAAAGCGCAGCTGCCTGCAGCGCAGTTCAGAGAGACCACAACGCAGCTAAAAGCTCAGTTAGGCGATCTGGTAAAGGCTGATTTTGTATCATACGCCGATCCGCTTACTGTGTATAAAGCTACATTCAAAAACGGCACTTTCCTGTTAAATATATCACTTAACGCTAATAATGAATTTATAGGCTTGCTGCTCAGACCTTATCAGGAAACGGCAGCCACCGCGGCAATTACTGATCCCTCAATAGCCGAATCGCCGGTGTTGCTGAAAACACTTACCGGTACGTTATCCGGTACATTGGCTATTCCTGCTAATGCAGCGGGCAAAGTGCCGGTTGTGTTGATCATTGCCGGATCGGGTGCTACAGACAGGAACGGCAATAACAACCAGGGCTTACAAACCAATACTTATAAGGAAATAGCCGAAGCGCTGAGCAAGCAGGGCATAGCATCTTTACGTTATGACAAACGCATGGTTGGTCAAAGCGTTAGCACGCAAAAAGAGGAGAACTTGGTTCTTGATGATTATACCGATGATGCCATAGCCTTTATTAACCTGTTAAAAGCCGATCAGCGGTTTTCAAAAGTGGTGGTACTGGGCCATAGCGAGGGCTCGTTAGTTGGCATATTGGCCAGCGGCGCTGTTGAAGAAAGCGTAGCCGGTTTTATCTCCGCTGCCGGAGCAGGTGAACCTGCGGAAAAAATATTGCAGGAACAGATGAAATCGCAGCCATCGTACCTGGCAGCAGGGCTTAACAAAGTGCTGGATTCGCTGCGTCGCGGAAGGATAGATAAAAAGGTTGACCCGCAACTTTATGCCATTGCGCGTCCAAGCATACAAATGTTTTTGATGAGCTGGTGCCGTTTTGATCCGCAAAAGGAAATTAAAAAACTGAAGATCCCCATATTGATCGTACAAGGTACTACCGATTTGCAGGTAAACGTAAGCAATGCTGAGAAATTGAAAAAAGGTGCATCAAAAGCTAATTTAGCCGTTATACCCGGCATGAACCATATTTTAAAAGAAGCGCCCGAAGACAGGCAACAAAACCTGGCCACCTACACCAAACCCGATCTGCCGCTTAAACCTGAGTTCGTAACCAGCGTGGTGAGCTTTATCAAGGGGCTGAAGTAGCACTGTTATTAAAATAATTTAAAGCTGTAAGATGTTCTCTTACGGCTTTTTTTATTTTTGCAGATATATTAAGAAATCAACCCTTATCATGAAACTCCCCTTTCTGTTTTTAGCCTTTTTAATTGTATTTTATTCAGCCAATGCGCAACAAAAAAATCCACCCGTAGTTGAAAATTTCGCTAAAAGAATCACCAACTCGGAGGCTATGGTCTTTGATGAACATTTAAATGTTATAGGCTTACAAACAGACGATGATAAATATGATGTTGTTGGTGTTGACGAAAACATGCAATCTTTGTGGAAGATAGCTTTAGATGCTAATACCTTGTGGATAAAGAAATTCAAAAGCAAGGTATTGGTGCTTGCATCGCTAACCAACAAGTCTAAAGCGGTAGGTGACGTAACCTACACGGCATACATGATTGATCCGGCTACCGGTAAGATAGCCGGCAACAAGGTAGTTTATCATGCAACCAATGAATTTGTACAGCAACCTCAGATATTTACAGGAAACGGTGATTTTTTTAAGCTTGCCGTACGAACCACAACACGC
It encodes:
- a CDS encoding serine aminopeptidase domain-containing protein, whose protein sequence is MKRFNIIIISILFPAVLFAQPEPANYKAALGLFEKFYNRNQPDSISARFSAQMKAQLPAAQFRETTTQLKAQLGDLVKADFVSYADPLTVYKATFKNGTFLLNISLNANNEFIGLLLRPYQETAATAAITDPSIAESPVLLKTLTGTLSGTLAIPANAAGKVPVVLIIAGSGATDRNGNNNQGLQTNTYKEIAEALSKQGIASLRYDKRMVGQSVSTQKEENLVLDDYTDDAIAFINLLKADQRFSKVVVLGHSEGSLVGILASGAVEESVAGFISAAGAGEPAEKILQEQMKSQPSYLAAGLNKVLDSLRRGRIDKKVDPQLYAIARPSIQMFLMSWCRFDPQKEIKKLKIPILIVQGTTDLQVNVSNAEKLKKGASKANLAVIPGMNHILKEAPEDRQQNLATYTKPDLPLKPEFVTSVVSFIKGLK